In Citrus sinensis cultivar Valencia sweet orange chromosome 2, DVS_A1.0, whole genome shotgun sequence, a single genomic region encodes these proteins:
- the LOC102627035 gene encoding transcription factor bHLH162-like: protein MFKKLSIAYPIFTKKLDLKMGYLGQSLEAKGSMKRKQCSSSSPTKIERKTIEKNRRDQMKNLYSTLKSLLPNQPSKEELSLPDQVDEAINYIKMLETKLKECKKKKESLQGRERSHACISDGTEARLMTSSSPKAPEIEIHEMGSNLEVILTSGVDDQFIFYDVIRILHQDGAEILNANFSVVGNTIFHVIHAEIRDSMFGFGAAKISERLKGFVSGCASEGEMQLPELWDFEINPELWEF, encoded by the exons aTGTTCAAGAAATTAAGCATAGCTTATCCAATCTTCACAAAAAAATTGGATCTGAAAATGGGGTATTTGGGACAAAGCTTGGAAGCCAAAGGATCAATGAAGAGGAAACagtgttcttcttcttcaccaaCAAAAATAGAGAGAAAGACCATTGAAAAGAACAGAAGAgatcaaatgaaaaatctcTACTCCACACTCAAATCGCTTCTCCCAAATCAGCCTTCCAAG GAAGAATTGTCACTGCCTGATCAAGTAGATGAAGctataaattacataaaaatgtTAGAGACGAAGTTGAAGGAatgcaagaagaagaaggaaagtTTACAGGGTAGAGAAAGATCTCATGCCTGCATCAGTGACGGCACTGAAGCTAGGCTTATGACAAGTTCATCACCAAAAGCACcagaaattgaaattcatGAAATGGGTTCGAATTTAGAGGTGATTTTAACTAGTGGGGTTGATGATCAGTTCATATTTTATGATGTTATTCGCATTCTCCACCAGGATGGCGCTGAGATTTTAAATGCCAATTTTTCAGTCGTCGGAAATACTATTTTTCATGTTATTCATGCTGAg ATTAGAGATTCAATGTTTGGTTTTGGGGCTGCGAAAATAAGTGAGCGGCTAAAAGGATTTGTAAGTGGATGCGCCAGTGAAGGAGAGATGCAATTGCCAGAATTATGGGACTTTGAAATCAATCCAGAATTGTGGGAgttctaa
- the LOC102616647 gene encoding 60S ribosomal protein L14-1-like, which translates to MRLLCMTGSNRPAMSTNGSVAVYLIIESLYVEIGRVALVNYGKDYGKLVVIVDVLDQNRALVDAPDMVRSQMNFKRLSLTDIKIDINRVPGKKSLIEAMEKADVKNKWENSSWGKKLIVQKRRVALNDFDKFKLMLAKIKKGGLIRQELAKLKKENAA; encoded by the exons ATGAGGCTGCTATGCATGACTGGAAGTAATAGGCCGGCCATGTCGACTAATGGTAGTGTAGCAGTATAC TTGATAATTGAAAGTTTATACGTGGAGATAGGAAGAGTTGCTCTCGTTAATTACGGCAAGGACTATGGGAAGCTTGTGGTCATCGTCGATGTCCTTGATCAAAACAGG GCTCTTGTTGATGCCCCTGATATGGTGAGGAGCCAAATGAACTTCAAGAGGCTTTCTCTCACGGATATTAAGATTGACATCAATCGAGTTCCTGGGAAGAAGTCTTTGATTGAAGCCATGGAGAAGGCTGATGTGAAAAACAAATGGGAAAACAGCTCCTGGGGCAAGAAGCTGATTGTCCAGAAAAGGAGAGTGGCACTGAATGATTTTGATAAGTTCAAGCTCATGTTGGCAAAGATCAAGAAGGGTGGACTTATTCGACAGGAGCTTGCAAAACTCAAGAAGGAGAATGCAGCATAG
- the LOC102626752 gene encoding uncharacterized protein LOC102626752 codes for MAKNPVSQPYSEEIARFLEGTANFSDIVFGFMEESSESTVGNLCDCKEDDNEDVEENKAFWEAQEKLLQATIGRISSFESKLRQAVKYSLEEIKLAGSKCSCRTPVAGGCRTCMRKEISVRLQNVGYNCVICKSKWKSSSEIPAGNHTYLEVVEKSKKGDVIRVVIELNFRAEFEMARASEEYNRLVNRLPEVFVGKTERLKAVIKIMCAAAKKCMKEKKMHIAPWRKHKYMQAKWLGGYQRPTAETTPLIMMPVVSYAYADRQPKPKAAASMLTFDLMENFGGLHCGATAAVEVL; via the exons ATGGCCAAGAATCCGGTGAGCCAGCCGTATTCGGAAGAAATCGCCAGGTTTCTAGAGGGAACGGCGAATTTCTCCGATATTGTATTTGGGTTTATGGAGGAAAGCAGTGAGTCCACCGTAGGAAATTTATGTGATTGTAAAGAGGATGACAATGAAGATGTTGAAGAAAATAAGGCCTTTTGGGAAGCGCAAGAAAAGCTTCTTCAG GCCACAATAGGTAGGATTAGTAGTTTTGAATCAAAGCTTCGGCAGGCTGTGAAGTATAGTTTAGAAGAGATTAAGTTGGCTGGTTCAAAATGCTCTTGCCGGACACCGGTGGCCGGTGGTTGCCGGACTTGCATGCGGAAAGAAATTTCCGTTAGGCTTCAGAATGTTGGGTACAATTGTGTCATTTGCAAGTCTAAATGGAAGAGCTCATCCGAAATTCCTgcag GAAATCACACTTATTTAGAAGTGGTGGAAAAATCGAAGAAAGGAGATGTGATCAGGGTGGTGATTGAGTTGAATTTCCGGGCTGAATTCGAGATGGCGAGAGCGAGTGAAGAGTACAATCGGTTGGTAAACCGGCTACCGGAAGTGTTCGTTGGAAAAACAGAGAGATTAAAGGCGGTGATCAAGATTATGTGTGCGGCGGCGAAGAAATGTatgaaggagaagaaaatgcATATCGCTCCATGGAGAAAACACAAGTACATGCAAGCGAAGTGGCTTGGGGGTTACCAAAGACCAACAGCAGAAACAACACCATTGATAATGATGCCTGTAGTGAGCTATGCCTATGCGGACAGACAGCCAAAACCCAAAGCTGCAGCCTCTATGTTAACGTTTGATTTGATGGAAAATTTTGGTGGGCTGCATTGCGGTGCGACAGCTGCAGTTGAAGTTTTGTGA
- the LOC107175236 gene encoding uncharacterized protein LOC107175236, which produces MHALIECSFARSCWFSSPVGFVGTCTSFLGWLEHIFTRCSEDDCNIAMMICWPIWIHGNDKIWNQKNGSVQQVLNSAGQFLYQWQATKKQLYYVDAEVHKLAHGAVSWEKPEFGWVKCNVEAAVFASQGRIGLGCVIRNSDGGFFAARCVGRFGTFSAREAEALGIREALSWLKEY; this is translated from the coding sequence ATGCATGCTTTAATAGAGTGCAGCTTTGCCAGGTCTTGTTGGTTCTCTTCTCCTGTTGGTTTTGTTGGTACCTGCACTTCTTTCTTAGGTTGGCTGGAGCACATTTTTACACGTTGCAGTGAAGATGATTGTAATATAGCTATGATGATTTGCTGGCCAATTTGGATCCATGGAAATGATAAAATCTGGAACCAGAAAAATGGCTCTGTTCAGCAAGTTCTTAATTCAGCTGGGCAGTTTCTTTATCAGTGGCAGGCAACTAAGAAGCAATTGTATTATGTAGATGCTGAGGTTCATAAGTTGGCTCATGGGGCTGTGAGTTGGGAAAAGCCTGAGTTTGGCTGGGTTAAGTGCAATGTAGAGGCCGCTGTCTTTGCATCTCAGGGAAGGATTGGGCTTGGCTGTGTCATTCGCAATTCAGATGGAGGATTTTTTGCTGCAAGATGTGTTGGCAGGTTTGGAACATTTAGTGCAAGGGAGGCTGAAGCTCTTGGTATCCGGGAGGCTCTTAGCTGGCTAAAGGAGTACTAG